The following proteins come from a genomic window of Sulfitobacter indolifex:
- the yczE gene encoding membrane protein YczE: MSFLSVTSVPTLRWSSPKAFTLKPPFASMMFLILGLVMFGLGEALLVNAGVGVSPWTVFAEGVTKITGWSLGLATFLISATVLLLWIPLRQTPGIGTILNAVIVALVLEYALPILPRFDSYLANALLALTGVFVTGFGGAIYLVANLGPGPRDGLMTGLQRVTGKPIALVRMSIELTVVAIGWALGGTLGLGTLLFAVGIGPAMAIGMQILQLRSVTR; this comes from the coding sequence GTGAGTTTCCTGTCTGTCACCTCTGTCCCCACGCTGCGTTGGAGTTCGCCCAAGGCGTTCACCCTCAAGCCGCCTTTTGCCTCGATGATGTTTTTGATCCTCGGGTTGGTCATGTTCGGCTTGGGCGAAGCGCTTTTGGTCAATGCGGGCGTGGGTGTCAGCCCTTGGACCGTCTTTGCCGAAGGCGTGACCAAGATCACAGGGTGGAGCCTTGGGCTTGCGACTTTTCTGATCAGTGCGACGGTGCTGCTGCTGTGGATCCCGCTGCGCCAGACGCCGGGTATCGGCACCATCCTCAACGCGGTGATCGTGGCGCTGGTGCTGGAATACGCATTGCCGATCTTGCCACGGTTTGACAGCTATCTGGCGAATGCCCTGCTGGCGTTAACAGGGGTCTTCGTGACAGGTTTTGGCGGCGCGATCTATCTGGTGGCAAACCTCGGCCCCGGCCCGCGGGATGGGCTGATGACGGGGCTGCAGCGGGTCACGGGAAAACCCATCGCGCTGGTGCGTATGAGCATTGAGTTGACCGTGGTCGCGATTGGCTGGGCGTTGGGGGGCACCTTGGGCCTTGGCACGTTACTGTTTGCGGTGGGCATTGGCCCGGCCATGGCGATTGGGATGCAGATCCTACAGCTGCGCAGCGTGACCCGCTGA
- a CDS encoding DUF5927 domain-containing protein — MSIGIVMLVHNAWDRAEQVARHWAAAGCPVVIHIDKAVPRRAHDAFVASLSDLKDVRFCPRKRCEWGTWGIVAASQGAAEVMLSSFPKVRHVYLASGSCLPLRPVQELIDYLEARPQTDFIESATTGDVPWTVGGLDEERFTLRFPFSWRRNRYLFDRAVEVQRLLPLKRRMPRGIVPHMGSQWWCLTRRTLSAILQDPDRPTYDKFFRRVWIPDESYFQTLARLYSSKIESRSLTLSKFDFQGKPHIFYDDHLQLLRRSDCFVARKIWPHADRLYDAFLTDSAGAMKRTEPNPGKIDRIFAKAVERRTRGRAGLYMQSRFPNEDWENGVTAAPYSMFQGFAEIFEDFEHWLSRATEARVHGHLFAPDRAHFADGQTALSGALSDNPVLRDHNSSAFLANLIWNTRGERQCFQFGPMDNQDINWRVAKDPNAQISVITGAWAVPLFRSNLDFADIRRRAAKLQQVESKHMDILRSPYAKARVRIWTMAEFIEAPMEPLQLILDEIGPTRLRRLSEAPRMVDLNGFGQFLQNLKNQGMHPYLMGDFPVAQGVTGDAKPSPKPYLVK, encoded by the coding sequence ATGAGCATCGGGATCGTCATGTTGGTGCACAACGCATGGGACCGCGCCGAGCAGGTCGCCCGGCATTGGGCCGCGGCGGGCTGCCCGGTGGTGATCCATATCGACAAGGCCGTGCCCCGGCGCGCGCATGATGCCTTTGTGGCGTCATTATCCGACCTGAAAGATGTACGGTTTTGCCCGCGCAAGCGTTGCGAGTGGGGCACTTGGGGCATAGTCGCCGCCTCCCAAGGCGCGGCGGAGGTCATGCTGTCGAGCTTTCCCAAAGTGCGCCATGTCTATCTGGCCTCCGGCTCTTGTCTGCCGCTGCGCCCGGTGCAGGAATTGATCGACTATCTCGAGGCGCGCCCCCAGACCGATTTCATCGAAAGCGCCACCACGGGAGATGTGCCTTGGACCGTAGGCGGGCTGGATGAAGAGCGGTTCACCCTGCGCTTCCCTTTCTCGTGGCGGCGCAATCGCTATTTGTTTGACCGCGCGGTAGAGGTACAGCGCCTGCTGCCCCTTAAACGCCGAATGCCGCGTGGAATTGTGCCGCATATGGGGTCGCAGTGGTGGTGCCTGACCCGGCGCACCCTGTCGGCAATCCTGCAAGACCCTGACCGGCCAACATATGACAAGTTCTTTCGCCGTGTCTGGATTCCTGATGAGAGCTATTTCCAGACCCTTGCGCGGCTCTATTCCAGCAAGATCGAAAGCCGGTCGCTGACCCTATCGAAGTTCGATTTTCAGGGTAAACCGCATATCTTTTACGACGATCACCTCCAGCTTTTGCGCCGCTCAGACTGTTTTGTCGCCCGCAAGATTTGGCCGCACGCAGACCGGCTCTATGATGCGTTTTTGACTGACTCTGCCGGTGCGATGAAAAGGACCGAACCGAACCCCGGTAAGATCGACCGCATTTTTGCCAAGGCGGTGGAACGGCGGACGCGTGGCCGCGCCGGGCTCTATATGCAAAGCCGCTTTCCCAATGAAGATTGGGAGAATGGTGTCACCGCCGCGCCCTATTCGATGTTTCAGGGCTTTGCCGAGATCTTTGAAGATTTCGAGCATTGGCTGAGCCGCGCCACCGAAGCGCGGGTGCATGGCCATCTCTTTGCGCCCGATCGTGCGCATTTCGCTGATGGGCAGACGGCGTTGAGCGGGGCGTTGTCGGATAATCCGGTGCTGCGGGATCATAATAGCAGCGCATTTCTAGCCAATCTGATCTGGAACACGCGTGGCGAGCGTCAGTGTTTCCAATTCGGCCCGATGGACAATCAAGACATCAACTGGCGCGTCGCCAAAGACCCTAATGCGCAGATTTCGGTCATCACTGGCGCTTGGGCGGTGCCGCTGTTCCGCTCAAACCTCGATTTTGCCGATATCCGCCGCCGGGCCGCGAAACTGCAGCAGGTTGAAAGCAAGCATATGGATATTCTGCGGTCACCCTACGCCAAGGCGCGGGTGCGGATCTGGACCATGGCCGAATTTATCGAAGCACCGATGGAGCCTTTGCAGTTGATATTGGATGAGATTGGCCCCACCCGCCTGCGCCGCCTGTCAGAGGCGCCGCGCATGGTGGACCTGAACGGTTTCGGCCAGTTTCTGCAAAACCTCAAGAACCAAGGCATGCACCCCTATCTGATGGGTGATTTTCCGGTCGCCCAAGGTGTGACTGGTGATGCCAAGCCTTCCCCGAAACCCTATCTGGTGAAATAA
- a CDS encoding glycosyltransferase family 2 protein, which produces MRLRRKRLLIRAVRKSTELTSVQDHTRAIARDDILLVCTMRNEQIRLPFFLQYYRDMGIGHFLFVDNGSDDGSVDYLRGMKDVSIWQTNASYRRAGFGVDWMNYLKRKYAHGHWVLVADPDEFFVYPFSDTRPIRALTDWLDNSEIRSFGAMLIDVYPKGRIDAEPYQAGQDPLEIAHWFDSGNYTITRNQKYTNLWIQGGPRSRGFFPDEPEKAPALNKIPLVKWDRRYAYVSSTHMLLPRGLNRVYEEGGGEKASGVLLHAKFLDTFGAKAAEELQRSEHYAASVEYKAYADRLKDDPQLWCKWSERYINWRQLEILGLMSKGNWA; this is translated from the coding sequence ATGCGGTTGCGGCGCAAGAGGCTCTTGATCCGGGCCGTGCGCAAATCCACCGAGCTGACGTCGGTGCAGGACCACACCCGTGCCATCGCCCGCGATGATATTCTTTTGGTCTGCACAATGCGCAACGAGCAGATCCGGCTGCCCTTTTTCTTGCAGTATTACCGCGACATGGGGATCGGCCATTTTCTCTTTGTGGACAATGGGTCAGACGATGGCAGTGTCGACTACTTGCGCGGCATGAAGGATGTGTCGATCTGGCAGACCAATGCCAGCTATCGGCGGGCTGGTTTCGGCGTCGACTGGATGAATTACCTCAAACGCAAATACGCCCATGGCCATTGGGTGCTGGTAGCCGACCCGGACGAATTCTTTGTCTACCCGTTCAGCGACACAAGACCGATCCGCGCGCTGACGGACTGGCTCGACAACAGCGAAATCCGCAGCTTTGGCGCGATGCTGATTGATGTCTATCCCAAGGGGCGGATCGATGCGGAACCGTATCAGGCAGGGCAAGACCCGCTTGAGATCGCGCATTGGTTTGACAGCGGCAACTACACGATCACGCGCAATCAAAAATATACCAACCTTTGGATCCAAGGCGGGCCGCGGTCGCGGGGCTTCTTTCCCGATGAGCCTGAAAAGGCGCCTGCTTTGAACAAGATCCCCTTGGTCAAATGGGACCGGCGCTATGCCTATGTCAGTTCCACCCACATGCTTTTGCCGCGCGGGCTGAACCGCGTTTACGAAGAAGGCGGCGGAGAGAAAGCCTCGGGCGTGCTGCTCCATGCCAAGTTCCTAGACACTTTTGGCGCCAAAGCGGCAGAGGAATTGCAGCGCAGCGAGCATTACGCGGCGTCGGTTGAATACAAAGCCTACGCCGACCGCTTAAAGGACGACCCCCAACTGTGGTGCAAATGGTCGGAGCGGTACATCAACTGGCGCCAGCTTGAGATTCTCGGGCTCATGTCAAAAGGGAACTGGGCATGA
- a CDS encoding glycosyltransferase family 2 protein, with protein MRWKRRRLLWRAWRARHKLTLQQDGGPQIPDQGVLAFVVLRNEAARLPYFLDHYRKMGVAHFLVVDNGSDDGSVEMLSAAPDVTLWHTRASYREARFGLDWLGWLLIRYGHGRWCLTVDADELLVYTGMKEHGLGALTRQLEQKGRRGFGALMLDIYPKGPLGAQDYAPGQDPSTVLPWFDPGPYRAQRQDPMGNLWVQGGARERVFFADRPERSPTLNKIPLIRWNRRYVYVNSTHSLLPPSLNRLYDGPGGAAPSGVLLHTKFLPEIIVKSREEKTRQQHFHTPEQFDSYYDQIGAAPDMWHDGSERYTGPERLVEIGLMRPL; from the coding sequence ATGCGCTGGAAACGTCGGCGGCTGTTGTGGCGTGCGTGGCGTGCGCGTCACAAGCTGACCCTTCAGCAAGACGGCGGCCCGCAAATCCCCGATCAGGGCGTGTTGGCCTTTGTGGTGCTGCGCAACGAAGCCGCGCGGTTGCCGTACTTTCTAGACCACTACCGCAAGATGGGCGTGGCGCATTTTCTGGTCGTGGACAATGGCAGTGATGACGGCAGCGTAGAGATGCTATCGGCGGCGCCAGATGTCACCCTGTGGCACACGCGCGCCAGTTACCGCGAGGCCCGTTTTGGGTTGGATTGGCTGGGGTGGCTGTTGATCCGCTATGGGCACGGGCGCTGGTGCCTGACAGTGGATGCAGACGAATTGCTGGTCTATACCGGGATGAAAGAGCACGGACTGGGGGCGCTGACCCGCCAATTGGAGCAAAAGGGCCGCAGGGGGTTTGGCGCGCTGATGCTCGATATCTATCCCAAAGGGCCGCTGGGGGCGCAGGACTATGCGCCGGGACAAGACCCCAGCACCGTGCTGCCCTGGTTCGATCCCGGCCCCTATCGCGCGCAGCGGCAGGACCCGATGGGCAATCTTTGGGTGCAGGGCGGGGCACGAGAACGGGTGTTTTTTGCCGACAGGCCGGAGCGTTCTCCGACCCTGAACAAGATCCCGCTGATCCGCTGGAACCGGCGCTACGTCTATGTCAATTCGACCCATTCGCTGTTGCCGCCGAGCCTAAACAGGCTCTATGACGGGCCGGGCGGGGCGGCGCCCTCGGGCGTCTTGCTGCATACGAAATTCCTGCCAGAGATAATCGTAAAGTCGCGCGAAGAAAAGACCCGCCAGCAGCATTTTCACACGCCCGAACAGTTCGACAGCTATTACGACCAAATCGGCGCGGCGCCTGATATGTGGCACGACGGCTCGGAACGCTACACTGGGCCCGAGCGACTGGTCGAGATCGGGTTGATGCGCCCGCTTTGA
- the galE gene encoding UDP-glucose 4-epimerase GalE, whose protein sequence is MENVLVTGGAGYIGSHACKALKTAGFTPVTFDNLATGWRDAVKFGPFEQGDLQDRARLDEVFDKYRPIGVMHFAALSQVGESMAEPGLYWRNNVSGSLTLIEAAVAAGCKRFVFSSTCATYGDQDNVVLNESSAQYPINAYGASKRAIEDILRDFEAAHGLQHVIFRYFNVAGADPEGEVGEFHQPETHLIPLMLDAISGKRAALTVFGDDYPTPDGTCIRDYVHVCDLVDAHVLGLKWLQADKGSRVFNLGTGSGFSVREVLDHSRAVTNQRVPHEIGPRRPGDCTKLVSGSSRAVEELGWRPERSTLQQMISDAWNWHQTGHYAK, encoded by the coding sequence ATGGAAAACGTACTGGTAACCGGGGGTGCGGGCTATATCGGCTCGCATGCCTGTAAGGCGTTGAAGACGGCGGGTTTCACACCCGTGACTTTCGATAATCTTGCGACCGGCTGGCGCGATGCGGTTAAATTCGGCCCGTTTGAGCAAGGCGATTTGCAAGATCGGGCGCGGCTTGATGAGGTCTTTGACAAATATCGTCCCATTGGCGTCATGCATTTCGCGGCGCTCAGCCAAGTGGGTGAGAGCATGGCAGAGCCTGGTCTCTACTGGCGTAACAACGTCAGCGGTTCACTTACCCTCATTGAGGCGGCGGTGGCTGCAGGCTGCAAGCGGTTCGTCTTTTCGTCCACCTGCGCGACCTACGGTGATCAGGACAATGTTGTTTTAAACGAAAGCAGCGCGCAATATCCAATTAACGCCTATGGGGCATCCAAGCGTGCGATCGAAGACATTCTGCGCGATTTCGAAGCGGCGCACGGTCTGCAGCACGTCATTTTCCGCTATTTCAACGTGGCTGGTGCAGATCCTGAAGGTGAGGTGGGCGAATTCCATCAACCGGAAACGCATTTGATCCCCCTCATGCTTGACGCAATCTCCGGGAAACGGGCGGCGCTGACCGTCTTTGGCGATGACTATCCAACCCCGGACGGCACCTGCATTCGAGACTATGTGCATGTCTGCGATCTGGTCGATGCCCATGTTTTGGGTCTGAAATGGCTGCAGGCCGACAAGGGCAGCCGGGTGTTCAACCTTGGCACTGGCAGCGGGTTTTCGGTGCGCGAGGTGCTGGACCACAGTCGCGCCGTGACCAACCAGAGAGTCCCGCATGAGATCGGCCCACGCCGGCCGGGTGATTGTACCAAGCTGGTTTCGGGCTCTTCCCGCGCGGTTGAGGAATTGGGCTGGCGGCCCGAACGCTCGACCCTGCAACAGATGATTTCCGACGCTTGGAACTGGCACCAAACCGGCCATTACGCAAAGTGA
- the galU gene encoding UTP--glucose-1-phosphate uridylyltransferase GalU, translating into MRKKVTKAIFPVAGLGTRFLPATKSVPKEIMTLVDRPLVQYAIDEARAAGIKEFIFVTSRGKGALEDYFDHAPQLEQELRKKGKTELLQILQDTNMDSGAIAYIRQHKALGLGHAVWCARRLIGNEPFAVMLPDDVIAAEKPCLQQMVEAYEETGGSMVAAMEVEPSRASSYGILDTSEERGDLVKVKGMVEKPAADEAPSNLAVIGRYILSPNVLKNLNKLKSGSGGEIQLTDAIAQEIEQDREVYGFRFRGQRFDCGSKAGFLQATVAFGLAREELRDDLSAYLQSIAQIDRAAQ; encoded by the coding sequence ATGCGCAAGAAGGTAACAAAGGCGATCTTCCCCGTTGCTGGATTAGGAACACGCTTTCTGCCTGCCACCAAGTCGGTGCCGAAGGAGATTATGACTCTCGTAGATCGGCCGCTGGTTCAATATGCAATTGACGAAGCGCGGGCTGCTGGGATCAAGGAATTCATTTTCGTGACCTCGCGCGGCAAAGGCGCGTTGGAGGATTATTTCGACCATGCGCCGCAGCTTGAACAGGAGTTGCGCAAGAAGGGGAAAACCGAGCTTCTTCAGATTCTACAAGACACCAATATGGACAGTGGTGCGATTGCCTATATCCGTCAGCACAAAGCACTTGGTCTTGGTCACGCAGTTTGGTGCGCCCGCCGTCTAATCGGCAACGAACCCTTTGCCGTGATGCTGCCCGATGACGTTATCGCGGCTGAGAAACCCTGCTTGCAGCAGATGGTCGAAGCCTATGAGGAAACCGGCGGCAGCATGGTCGCCGCGATGGAAGTTGAACCGTCTCGTGCCTCCTCCTACGGCATCCTCGATACAAGTGAAGAGCGCGGCGATCTGGTGAAGGTCAAAGGCATGGTTGAGAAACCAGCCGCTGATGAGGCACCTTCGAACCTTGCGGTGATCGGGCGTTATATTCTGTCGCCAAATGTCCTGAAAAATCTCAATAAGCTGAAATCTGGCTCCGGTGGAGAGATCCAGCTGACCGATGCGATTGCCCAAGAAATTGAGCAAGACCGCGAGGTTTATGGGTTCCGCTTCCGTGGTCAACGGTTTGATTGTGGCTCTAAAGCTGGATTTTTGCAGGCGACTGTGGCCTTTGGGCTTGCCCGTGAGGAACTGCGCGACGACCTATCGGCCTACCTGCAAAGCATCGCTCAAATCGATCGGGCGGCGCAGTAA
- a CDS encoding glycosyltransferase family 2 protein translates to MTTTPGSAAPESAALESGVPVSIVIVSRNRPEALRRCLTGVGQLQYAPFEVIVVADPTGAAVARDMPFADALKLVAFDTPNISAARNLGVAQAAGEVVAFIDDDAVPEPQWLRHLMAPAQQLEVAAMTGFVRGRNGISFQYRARQLNAQGTPEKLDVDPENFSVLLPPQGGAIKTEGTNMAFRREVLVSLGGFDPAFHYYLDETDLNMRLARAGHATAIAPLAEVHHGFAANHMRSANRVPRDLFDIGASWAVFHRKHLPQTERAAQWARLRADERRRLLRHMVSGGLEPRDVARLLHRLDQGHAKGVERPLGAGMIAQEPASAFRIFPARPRRSVAMFTRPIKLAKDRANAAKRVDSGEIVTLISLSPTALYHHVVFDPANAIWLQTGGIYGKSARNEAVFRLNRRRDRLKTEVRRVARQRGFSDDC, encoded by the coding sequence ATGACAACCACCCCCGGCAGTGCTGCACCGGAAAGCGCTGCACTGGAAAGCGGCGTGCCTGTAAGCATCGTGATTGTCAGCCGAAATCGACCTGAAGCATTGCGGCGTTGCCTGACGGGGGTGGGGCAGCTTCAATATGCGCCTTTTGAAGTTATCGTCGTGGCCGATCCTACGGGGGCGGCTGTGGCCCGCGACATGCCTTTTGCGGATGCATTGAAATTGGTGGCGTTTGACACGCCCAATATCTCTGCCGCGCGCAACCTTGGGGTCGCTCAGGCGGCGGGAGAGGTGGTGGCCTTCATCGACGATGATGCGGTGCCAGAGCCGCAGTGGTTGCGCCATTTAATGGCGCCAGCGCAGCAGCTCGAAGTCGCGGCCATGACTGGCTTTGTCCGGGGGCGAAATGGAATATCCTTCCAGTATCGCGCGCGCCAACTAAACGCACAAGGTACGCCGGAAAAGTTGGACGTTGACCCTGAAAACTTCAGCGTTCTGCTGCCCCCGCAAGGCGGAGCGATCAAGACTGAAGGCACGAATATGGCCTTTCGCCGTGAGGTCTTGGTCAGCTTAGGCGGCTTTGATCCTGCCTTTCACTACTACTTAGACGAAACCGATTTAAACATGCGTCTCGCGCGGGCGGGCCATGCTACCGCGATTGCCCCCTTGGCCGAGGTCCATCATGGCTTTGCCGCCAACCACATGCGCAGTGCCAACCGGGTCCCCCGTGACCTTTTTGACATCGGCGCCAGCTGGGCGGTGTTTCACCGCAAACATTTGCCCCAGACAGAGCGCGCTGCCCAGTGGGCGCGTTTGCGCGCAGATGAACGCCGACGGTTATTGCGTCATATGGTGAGTGGCGGACTGGAGCCGCGTGATGTTGCCCGGCTGCTGCACAGGCTGGATCAGGGACACGCAAAAGGAGTTGAGCGCCCCCTCGGCGCAGGAATGATCGCGCAAGAGCCTGCCAGTGCATTTCGCATATTTCCGGCCCGTCCGCGCCGCAGCGTGGCGATGTTCACGCGGCCCATAAAGCTGGCCAAAGACCGCGCCAATGCTGCAAAGCGCGTCGATTCCGGCGAAATCGTAACTTTAATCAGTCTTTCGCCTACGGCTTTGTATCACCATGTTGTCTTCGACCCCGCTAACGCTATCTGGCTGCAAACTGGTGGAATATATGGAAAATCTGCGCGGAATGAGGCGGTTTTTCGCTTAAACCGGCGGCGGGATAGGCTGAAAACCGAAGTCAGGCGAGTTGCCAGGCAGCGTGGTTTCAGCGATGATTGTTAG
- a CDS encoding 3-deoxy-manno-octulosonate cytidylyltransferase, which translates to MSVLIVIPARYASTRYPGKPLVALTGASGKKQTLIERSWRAACAVSGVDRVVVATDDARIREAAEGFGAEVVMTSEACANGTERCAEAHAALGGGYDIVVNLQGDAPLTPHWFVEGLVQGLKDKSDAEIATPVLRCDGATLNSLLGDRKAGRVGGTTAVFGADNQALYFSKEVVPYTGKTYGDTDATPVFHHVGVYAYRPEALAEYPSWPVGPLEQLEGLEQLRFLENGRSVLCAEVEAKGREFWELNNPEDVPKLEAMMAKMGLE; encoded by the coding sequence ATGTCAGTACTTATTGTTATTCCCGCCCGCTACGCCTCGACCCGTTATCCAGGCAAGCCGCTTGTCGCGCTGACCGGTGCGTCAGGCAAGAAACAGACCCTAATCGAACGCAGTTGGCGTGCGGCCTGCGCCGTATCAGGTGTGGACCGCGTTGTCGTGGCCACCGATGATGCCCGCATCCGCGAAGCTGCCGAAGGTTTTGGTGCCGAGGTGGTGATGACTTCGGAGGCCTGCGCCAATGGCACCGAGCGCTGCGCTGAGGCCCATGCCGCGCTGGGCGGGGGGTATGACATCGTGGTGAACCTGCAAGGCGACGCGCCATTGACGCCGCATTGGTTTGTCGAAGGGCTGGTACAGGGGCTAAAAGACAAATCTGACGCCGAGATCGCCACCCCGGTGCTGCGCTGTGATGGCGCCACGCTGAACAGTCTGTTGGGCGACCGCAAAGCAGGCCGGGTCGGCGGCACCACGGCGGTTTTTGGTGCCGACAATCAGGCGCTCTATTTCTCGAAAGAGGTCGTTCCTTACACTGGCAAGACCTATGGTGACACAGATGCGACCCCGGTTTTCCACCATGTCGGTGTCTATGCCTATCGCCCCGAAGCCTTGGCGGAATATCCAAGCTGGCCTGTGGGCCCGCTGGAGCAATTGGAAGGATTGGAGCAGCTTCGCTTCCTTGAGAATGGCCGTTCGGTGCTCTGTGCCGAGGTTGAGGCCAAGGGGCGCGAATTCTGGGAGCTGAACAACCCCGAAGACGTTCCAAAGCTCGAAGCTATGATGGCGAAAATGGGATTGGAATGA
- the cysQ gene encoding 3'(2'),5'-bisphosphate nucleotidase CysQ: MDYENLVVEMRRLALEAGDKIMEIYGQDDFEVKSKSDDSPVTAADEAADAIISEGLRAAFPDMMLVTEEQSATHSAKGDTFLIVDPLDGTKEFVHRRGDFTVNIALVEKGIPTRGVVYAPAKSRMFFTQADGQSVEEIGDFAKDQLGETKAISVSNPDNSALMVVASKSHRDQATDDYIGKYGVRDMTSAGSSLKFCLVATGEADLYPRLGRTMEWDTAAGHAVLNGAGGAVVRFDDLTPLTYGKEDFANPYFIAHAPGVDLKAG, translated from the coding sequence ATGGATTACGAGAACTTGGTCGTAGAAATGCGGCGGCTGGCATTGGAAGCCGGGGACAAGATCATGGAGATCTACGGTCAAGACGATTTTGAGGTGAAATCAAAGTCTGACGATAGCCCCGTTACTGCTGCTGACGAAGCCGCCGACGCGATCATTTCCGAAGGACTGCGCGCCGCATTCCCCGACATGATGTTGGTGACAGAAGAGCAATCTGCGACCCATTCTGCCAAGGGCGACACATTCCTGATCGTCGATCCGTTGGACGGGACGAAAGAGTTTGTCCACCGCCGGGGTGATTTCACGGTGAACATCGCACTGGTTGAAAAGGGCATCCCGACCCGCGGTGTTGTCTACGCCCCTGCCAAATCGCGGATGTTCTTTACCCAAGCCGATGGGCAATCGGTTGAGGAAATTGGCGATTTCGCCAAGGATCAACTGGGTGAGACCAAGGCGATTTCCGTCTCTAACCCAGACAATTCGGCCCTTATGGTTGTCGCCTCCAAATCGCACCGCGATCAGGCGACCGACGACTACATTGGCAAATACGGCGTCCGCGACATGACCTCCGCAGGGTCTTCGCTGAAGTTCTGTCTTGTGGCCACGGGCGAGGCTGATCTCTACCCGCGTCTGGGCCGCACGATGGAATGGGACACTGCCGCAGGTCATGCCGTATTGAATGGCGCTGGGGGCGCGGTGGTGCGTTTTGACGACCTTACACCGCTGACCTACGGCAAAGAAGATTTCGCCAACCCTTACTTTATCGCCCATGCGCCGGGCGTTGATCTGAAAGCGGGCTGA
- a CDS encoding ABC transporter permease, which translates to MFQSNRKPKSGIGTAIAMAELIYHSVVRNVRKQHNNALIAIAMNMLQTVMFVVAFYVMFSILGMRGSAVRGDFLVYLMSGIFLYLTHVKALGAVAASEGPASPMMQHAPMNTIIAIASAAVGSLYIQVLSLFAILFIYHVAVTPITIDQPIAAFGMLLTAWFTGCALGLVMLAIKPWFPSFVTIFSTIYQRANMIASGKMFLANSLPGYMLAMFDWNPLFHSIDQARGFAFINYNPRFSNWEYPLWVGLVLLMIGLMGEFYTRRHASISWNARR; encoded by the coding sequence ATGTTCCAATCTAATAGAAAGCCGAAATCCGGCATCGGGACCGCCATTGCTATGGCGGAGCTTATCTATCACTCCGTCGTGCGCAATGTGCGCAAGCAGCACAACAATGCCCTGATCGCCATCGCCATGAACATGTTGCAGACGGTGATGTTTGTGGTCGCGTTCTATGTGATGTTCTCAATCCTTGGTATGCGCGGGTCTGCCGTGCGGGGTGATTTCCTTGTTTATCTAATGTCGGGGATCTTCCTTTATCTGACGCATGTGAAAGCCCTGGGCGCGGTTGCAGCTTCAGAAGGGCCAGCAAGCCCGATGATGCAGCACGCCCCTATGAATACGATCATCGCCATCGCCTCGGCAGCGGTTGGGTCGCTTTATATTCAGGTGCTGTCGCTCTTTGCGATCCTTTTCATCTACCATGTCGCTGTCACCCCAATAACCATTGACCAGCCAATCGCTGCCTTTGGCATGTTGCTGACGGCGTGGTTTACCGGTTGCGCGCTTGGGCTGGTGATGCTGGCGATTAAACCGTGGTTTCCCTCTTTCGTGACGATCTTTTCGACAATCTATCAGCGGGCCAATATGATCGCCTCGGGCAAGATGTTTCTGGCCAACTCCCTGCCCGGCTATATGCTGGCGATGTTCGACTGGAATCCGCTGTTTCACAGCATTGACCAAGCGCGCGGCTTTGCCTTCATCAACTACAACCCACGCTTCAGCAATTGGGAGTATCCGCTTTGGGTGGGGCTTGTCCTGTTGATGATCGGGTTGATGGGTGAATTCTATACCCGCCGACATGCCTCTATCAGCTGGAATGCTCGGCGGTGA
- a CDS encoding COG3650 family protein, protein MRLLAVLFCFWALPALATQDAWPALYDVSDVATDDVLNVRQAPDAGAPIIGSFAPDAEDIEVIRPDDRYVWGLVNTSEGSGWVSLRYLARTPGQWQGAMPAVARCAGTEPFWSLEVAGEALIYTAISDTARDYRHTQSGPAQGRRDSFHLIAEGPNGTAIATVSARACSDGMSDRAYGLAVDLLLQGGDGWQHQTGCCSLGR, encoded by the coding sequence GTGAGGCTGCTCGCAGTCCTCTTTTGTTTCTGGGCGCTTCCCGCTTTAGCGACACAGGATGCATGGCCCGCACTTTATGACGTAAGCGATGTGGCGACTGATGATGTACTGAACGTTCGCCAAGCCCCCGATGCCGGCGCGCCAATCATTGGCAGCTTCGCGCCTGATGCCGAAGACATCGAAGTGATCCGCCCTGATGACCGTTATGTCTGGGGATTGGTGAACACCAGTGAGGGCAGCGGCTGGGTCTCTCTGCGCTATCTGGCGCGGACCCCCGGTCAATGGCAGGGCGCGATGCCTGCTGTGGCACGATGCGCCGGGACAGAGCCGTTTTGGTCGCTGGAGGTGGCAGGTGAGGCGCTGATTTACACCGCGATTTCTGATACTGCGCGAGACTATCGCCATACGCAATCTGGTCCCGCACAGGGGCGGCGGGACAGTTTTCACTTGATTGCAGAGGGACCAAACGGCACGGCCATCGCCACAGTGTCGGCCCGCGCCTGTAGCGATGGCATGTCAGACCGCGCCTATGGGTTGGCGGTCGATCTCCTTTTGCAGGGGGGTGACGGTTGGCAACATCAGACGGGGTGCTGTTCGCTCGGCCGCTAA